CTTGGGTCGTGGCTGCGCGAAACACAAATTTGTCACCCCATTGCTAAGCTGTGGCACAAGAGATATAACAACCCgattaacacacacatggtGATCAAGATAATTGAGCAACACATGAAATATTACATTCTTTTACATATACCAGTCAGAATAGATAATAAACGTCTACTGCATCAAATGAACATcagacataaaacatttaacatcTATAGAATATTACATCTGTGAGGAAACACTTTGCATCACTTTATTTTAAGGCATTTTTGTCACTTATGTGTACCCTTTAATACTATTTTGTTCTATCCTTAGTTAAACTCTTCACGTAGACATAGAAAAATACAGTCAGTATATAAGAATAAACATGCATGTGCGTCTTTTCTTGACGTGACCCATCGACATTGTTCACATTCACTTTGGCTGATGATATACAGatacacaacactgacacagtATGTGCCATCTAGACACCAAATATTACATCCCCACATTTTAAGACCCACAATATACATTTGCAGATGAGTTAAATTCACAGTACACTTCCAATGGCTGAAACGGCATGCATGATGTTGATTGCCATAAATCATTCTGCTACTCCAATAATTCTTAATATCAAAAATAGCAACTGATGGGTCTAATTTTAATGTACATAAGCTCCATGCATCTAATAAACAGATTTGGTAAATTGCACATGTATCCTCGCTGCACTTGCTATTTTGTTATTGCACAAATGACCTACAGTACAACAATATATCACTACTCTCATTTTACCTCGAGGTGCAAATGAAAAGCacttatatacacacaaacacagtggtCTGCCTCTCCTCGTCACCACTCGACTTACTTATAAAGTCACTACATCTTTTAACTATTGCTATGATATAGAACATACAGTACAACTAGATGACTTCACATGTGCCACTGAAACCACATCACTCTACACTAGTTATTTCTAACTCTTCCCAGTTAGTCATATCTTCATATAAATATCTTAAAGTGCGTCATTATACTGTCTTAACATATACACAACCTCTTTGGCAAACTAATAATATCAGTAGAATAAAACAATGTACATACTGAGTAGAAAcagttttacattaaaataagaaCTGTACCATAACggaaaacacaaagtgagaCAGGATTACATTTTACAGGTCACTTTaatattctgtcttttttgtttgtttgttgttgttgttgttatttcttttttttttttttttttttacataatccTGTATTGTCTATTATATTACTGCACTATGTGTGTGAGATACATATTGGGAACACCCAGTTTGTTCACTCTCTGATGGAGGAGCTACCCCTCACATCAGTGCTACAAAGCAGGCATGGCTTCAGTTTCCTAAAGGCAGCAGACTAGTTCATCTCAGTCTACCGATTCAATCAGAAATCTTTCTGTCTACACAAATCCAAAAGAGAACTTACTTTCCACTTTTTGTTcacattataatttttttttatatttacatactATATATGAACTTTTAAGGCTTTGAACTTTGTTGTGAAGGGAACACTATTGCACGGACAACAAAGACACATGACAGCATCTCTATTACTGAGTCTAAAGCTAAAATCTAAAGTCTAAGTGTGctgagaggagcagctgagtgGGCGTGCTCTCTCAGTATGGCTTACTTCCCTGATTTATGTGGCTGATTGGCTCCTTGGCTGCTATCAGTCATTTTGCTTCTATTGCACAGGTCCCTGATTTCGAGCAGGCCCTCGTTCAGGGCTTTGACAAAAACAGCCGAGCTTGTTTCCGTGTTCTCCCAGAAACTAGACACACAGAAGATGATGTGGTCTGGCTGCGGGTTGTAACAGACGCCGTAGCCGTTGGGTACCACCGGGCCATAGCAACAGAACATTTCCACTGTAGTAGGAACCTGAAGACAAGAGGACGCAGCAGGTATCAGTAAAGTTTAGACGGACATGAGAAAGAATGTAAAGAAAGGAATTATTCTTTACACCATAAACTAGGAAAAACGCTCAGTACAATTTGTCAGAGACCTGTGTGACCTCTTTTGACGTCCAATCAGCAGTACAGATcccaaatatattttatttataattgcaaagaaaacaaaaaaaacagtaaatcatcACATTTGATAATTTGGATTCAACAATGGCTGTTTGACTTTGATAAATAATCGAAGTCaatgtttcaaatatttatttaaaaaaatgtaattgatgaATTCATTAAGCTGTAAATGAGAGAGTTGCATGACTCTGACATCAGTTTCCATCTTACCATAGCCAGCAATAGCCTGCTATAACGTTCCTTATGTTAAAGAGGTGGAAATGTTTCACCTGCAGTGAGTGATGTGATGTGGCTGTCTTTAATGCTTCATGTTTGTTCATGTTTCAAAATGCGCATTCATTTTGCTTACGgattaaaaatgtgaatttgaacaTGTCACGGCTGAGTATCAGAAACagaagctgttttattttgtcaccaGAAATGGAAAGAGTCATCCAGGTGTCATTTCATGCAGTTATACCAGCCTCCCAAAGTCGGTCACATAACAATATGTGAGCTCCTTTGAGTGGATAGTTTTTGAATAATACCAAAAAAGGCTCACAGTCGATTTGTTGGCATTTGCtaagtttcattttctcatcacTGTATATCTATTCCCAAGAGTTAGAGTAAATGATATGTAGAGCTAAATATATGTCAgctaatatatattaatataagaCATATTACCTGACTGGTAGAGAGGATAAACTGGTTACTGGCCAGATACGTCTCATCGCAGAAGATCTCTGGCTTCTCCATGTTGAGCTCCTTTGAGATCCTTAGAAGCCCAAGGAGATGATTGTCTATCGCCATTCCTGTAATAGCCTGAAAGACACATTTTATACAAAGTCAGACAGTATACATTACCTTCTGTAGTGTATATTGTATGTTCAATTAAGTACTTGTGTTGCCAGACAGCCAGAGAGTAAATTTCCCAACCATCCTTTTAAATTCTCCAGGGAACGAATGATAcctatttttgtttagtttgcacataaaaatgttttcttctgacAATAATATATTGAAAACTGGATTAAAATACTTACTGCAATTGTATAACTTGTCTGGGCATAAATTGCATCTCTCAGTCGTTTCATTTTTTCCGAGTCCTGTAGGAGAAGTAAATGGAAAGAGGGCATTTTTCACCTTGtacaaaaacagagcagcacaTCGAGTAAATTCATTTCCAACAGAGCCATTAAATCTACGGAGAGATCATCTGTTTGAATGGGCAGACTGGGTTTGGCATGCCGGGGTGGTCTGTCACACCTGTTTCGTTGATGAACTGTGATATGGGAGTTACTCAGTAATTGGAGGTCAAAGTGAGAAAAATGACTCACAGTAAAAGTGGCCCTCTCATCAGCCATTGACATCACGAAGGCTAGAGCCTCCGGGGTGGCAGAGCGAATGTTATCTACCCGGCCTTCTTGGAAACGCCGAATGGATGCGCTCTCGTAAGTGGACACAAGTCTTCCATTGCATCTGAGTGACACACACGAAAGTCATTTAGAAAGAACATAGTGATGGccaacagaaaaatagaaacaggTATAATGAATGGTTTTTACTTGTAAAATGCAAGTTGTAAGGCAACTTGTATAAACGCATCTGGACTCATcttctgttttttaatgaagtctTTTCCATAAGCTTTGAACTTGAAAACATCCATGTCAAGATTATTCACCAGCCTGAAATAGAAAGCACAACAGATACAAGACCTAACGCCTTTAGAAAGACAAGGATTTATTTGTGgatgtggttgtttgtgttctttgtgCGGGTCTTGCCTTTGCACTCTGTCCCCAGATGCTGTCAGGAGTCCCTGGATGTGAGGGCTACATTTCCAGAGCAGTCTCCTTGGAGGGGGCAGCTCTCTCATGGACATTGTTGCCATCTTGGAAGGGCTTCCTATTCTGGATGGACGACAACAACACTTATCATCCTCGCCGGCAATCACTGAGGTAAAGCCACTGAAATGTGAATGCAATGAGTGGACTAACATATGTTTCATCAGGTATTCAGAGCACTGCACCAGAACTATTCCTTCAAACGGTGAATGCTCGCACACGACTCCACATGTCCCGTCCATTCCTACAACAAACTGCCAGGGTTTGGATTAACGCAGGGAACAAATTGGTCGTTCGTGGTGGATTGATGTGCTTTTAATGCGGTCTTACCTGCATCGACTTGTCATACCAGCGGTTTGCACCATTCTTCTCTCGACCACCGCCGTGCAACATCAGCAGGGCCCTGTTGGTGTCGCTGGGCATCAAGCCACTGGGTTCATCCagacacaagacacacagagagctcTCAATCAGGCCCAGAGAGTCCCTGTTGGTTTGGTCTAGATGGAAAAGGgaagcagatgaaaaaaattctGGATTATTCACCTGGAAATTGTTTATGTTTGATCCAGTTGTCTGACAATAGTTATAAACCTCATGAAAAAGGTTAGAGACAGCTTTGAGCTGAGACCTTTCATCAGCGCCTCTCTGGCTTGCGCCCATTCTGTTCTCCCGTCGGTTGTCAGGATGCCGAGCGGAGGGAGTCGTTCTTCAGccttttctgccattttcacaaTCTTCTCCAGTTGGGACAAGATATCTGTTTCATTGAGCTGCTTGCTGTTTGCCACGACATCCAAAACGAAAAACTAGTGAGAAAAATAGATTACAGAAATCACTTGTTCCAATGGTCCAAATGTCCAATGGTCACTaaaaattgtaatttaaaaGTTTGTGAGAAACGCACAAAATGCAGATTTTGCATCTATCAGCAAGTATCTAAAATTTTGCCAAGTAGCTTTATCCATACATTGTAGAATGAGTCTACCACCATGTctgaaaaattttaaaaacatctgtcGTGAATAGAGAGTCTTCGAGTTAAAATATGCAGCATACTTTTGTTAGGAATGTGTGAAAGGACTGAACTGTGCACTGTGGCCCAGAAAAAACGCTGATACAAGCATAAACCATTACACAAGTGGTTTCCACACCTGACCGAGGAGAGACATTTCTGTCCGGCTGCTTTTATAAAATGATCTCATTGTGAAAGAATAATCTGGAAAAACCGTCAAAAGCATAAATATGAGTCTTTGCATCAGATTATACCTGTCAGGTGAATTTATCTGcctttttagcttttaattgaagccattcattcattcattcattcaaatcaaaaatatttttgagcaTTTTTATTGTGCAAGGAAGCTGGAGTACCCCGTGGCCATGTCGTCATTTGTCCAGATTTCAGAAACCCTGGACCTTTGGAGGAGTCTGATGGTCACAACGTGTCCAACATGATTGTGGAGCTCAGCTCAGGTGCATCGCTCTCTTGGGTTCTTTTCCCTCACATGTATCCGTATTCAATGGTACAGTCAGATCTGGTTCTTAGACTTGGATCTTGGACCTTCAAGGTTCAGGATATTAAAACGATTGATGGTTTGTGGTGaagtttaatttctttgctAGTGAAGTGTCTCTGAATTGTCAAAGATCAGAGCCCGTACATTTGGCCACATGCACGTGCGCACGTGCGTGAAGCTGGAAGTTCTTTGAACGCATCACCACCGGTGGACTCCCGTCTGATTCAGTTCACTTTTTCCAAACTCACCATCAGTCCTGATGGTACTTCTGAGTAAATTAGATATTCCACCTTAAAAATCCGGACTTTTTGGGGTCGTGCTGGTTTGATTGACTCCTAATTGACCAGCTGAGTCACAACAGGACCCAAACTGGAGTCTCCCCATCATCATTTGGACTCTGTTGTGTTAAactgctgtcattttattcACTGTTTGTCTGTGCAGGAGGATTTTTTATCTACAGTTTTGCTATTAGGCAACAtagactgtttttaaaaagacagacaaagtgaaACAGTCCACTTCTTCATAATCAGACCAAATGCAATGTAGTCAATGGTTGCATTCTGAAGATATCTGTGCATCTTCATATGGAAATAGATCTTAGTAGTTTAAATATTCCAAAGGAATAGCCTCACCTGTTCCATAAAGGATCTTTATAGCTATAAAATGCAGCCATGCATACGCCTGCCTCTCCAGTCTTGTAACATGTAAATTTTAGATTAGATGACAAGTGATCGGCATCGAAGACTTGTAATAGAAGTCATATTGTTAGTCAGCCCCGTTTCCTGTAGTAACTGGGTAAATTCACCTGTGAAGGAAgttatttggtttttatttatttaggaatttcttttatttctttttttttacttcaaaagTTGTGATAAAATTCGGGTTATTGCTTTACGTGATGTACTGACTGCTTTGGAGAACTGTTCCTTCTGTGTCTAACAAGCAGATTTACATCAAAACGTCACGACTTAGTTTATGTCAAATGAACGGGATGATGTCTTCAGTTCAAAGTGTGAGAAGTCTCCTCAGTGGCTGGCGTCCTCACCTGGTTCTTGCACGCCACAATAATGTGCTCCGGCACTGAGGAGGCTGCAGTCATCTGGACCTTCAGCGTGTCTGACTTTGTCCCCGGGTAGCGGTAGGAGGTGAAGAGGCGGGAATACTGCTCCATGCACAGAGGGGTTCCAGCTAACTGGCCTCGGGCGAAATCCACTGGTAGTGCTTGTCTGAGAGATATTATCACACGCATCAGGTCACCTCTGAGGACTCTGACTTCATGACTTGTcatgatatttatatatatatatatatatatatatatatatatatatatttttttttttttttttccatctttacaCTAAGAAGGGAACGTAGATGGGAAAAAGACCCCTGAGGGTACTTACTCTTCAATGAGTCTCTTGTACTCCAACACTCCTCTGATGATTTGAGCAGCAAATCTGAAAAGAATGAAAGGGGTGAAATTAAGAGGAAACAGTGGCAGAGTTTGCTGTGAGACACTGAGCATACACAACAGGCCGACCAATGATTATAATTAGATGCACTCTCATCTCTCAAAAGACCCAGTAATCACATTATAGTAAATTACTCGGATACAGTGAgcgagctgtgtgtgtttatctgcgTTTGTGAAAGAGAGGCTGTCTGTATGTGAGAGTGGGCGTTGTGGGCAAGTAGGGAAAACACAGAGCCCTGTCAGATCTTAtgttgtttgtcatttgtcttgTTGTTATTATGTTCTATGCTAGATCAATAGAAAGGAGGCGGCCGCAGTGCACCACACCCCGAAATGAGGCCTGACCAGCAGTCTCTGTGGAGAGTTTGGCCCTGTCACTCGCAATCTAATAAGTGGCCGTGTCAGTAGATTACCAGCTGCTTGGGGTGCTCTGGAAATATTCAGTTTGTGCAGCACAAGCTGACAAAAGCTAATGGTGAGTTATAGGGCTGGGTGGACTGGTGTAATGTCCTGTTGACCATGGCTCATTTAATAATGGGGAGAGATTTGGCCAAGAGATGATGCCGGTGATTCTCTCCATGTCTGTAATTCATATCTTAATCTGAGTCTGTGCCTGCTTAGAAGAACATAAACgctgtcagcagctgcagagctgaactGTATGTATATAAGACGCTGTGCAGCGTTCAGTCTGTTGACCTTTGGTCTCTGGTGTCCGTTTTCTCTTTTGGCACGTTTCAGTTTCTCATAGAGCCCGGAAGGGACACCTCTTTTTTGGTGCAACAAAGTGTGTTGAAGTCACTCCAATCGAATCAACAATTTCCCTTGATTTGTGAATCgcttgaaataaatcaaaaaattagTTATAACTATTCCGAAAATGGGCTCTAATGCAGTTACTCACAGATTAACAGCTAcagtagagaaagaaaaaaaagatcaacttCACTTCAACAAAAGCAGAAGCAAAAGTAGAGGACGTACCGGAGCGCATCTCTCTGGTCTCTGAACGTCTGCTTAGGAAACACCATGACGGGGCTGGAGTTGACCGGCAGGGCCAGCCTGTTGTTCAAGTACATGTCCTCCAGCCAGTAGTCATATACCTAAATAACACAAATGCTTTTTGAGAAATTTTACTTTGCTAAAAATTTCAGACTCAAGTTATTACTTTCGAGGTTGAGGTCTGTTGGCagtggagcaaaaaaaaaaacaaaaacaaacaaacaaaaaactattgcAGTGTGTCTCTGCCAGATGAaaaagagagtgggagagagtgtCAGAGAGAGTAGGAGTGTGATAGATTTCACCGAGCTGGATGAGTTGTGGTCTGAGCGGTCACCCAGATGCAGAGAGAGACTAAAGCAACGAAGGATGAGCGGAGGCTTTGATAAATCTGTCTCGCCAAGTGTTTCACTATTTTCagttcttttaaaaacagattatgTATTATTATAGGAATTTTATCATGCCAAAGACAAAATCTGAGACAATTCTAATTTCTCTTTAGACTAAATAAGACAGTCAAACAAAACCatgcattcattttcttcttcttcttttaatctCACAGGTCTGAAGGTTTACCCAGTTGGTCgttttgtccctcctctctAAAAGCTTCTTCTGGAGGATCTCTCCGACGCCTCCAGGAGCTCCAAACTTCTCCACGATGGCCTTTGTTTTCTTGAACTGCTCCTCCTTCACCAGGTGCTGGACGCACTTCAGGTAAGTGTCAAGAGTTTGCTTCAGTGGGGGCACAGGGACCTTCGGCAGCACCTGATAAACAGATCACAATAAGTGCTCATAAAGATTAAAGAAAGCACGTCGACATTTTTCCCCTTAGGCTTTCATTATTATTAGAACCGCAGTTAATAATTAATCTGAAATGCTTCCAGGTCAACATGCAAATCAATTCACAGCCTCACGGAatatgaacccccccccccccttgtttCTTAAGGATGTTAAATGGTAATTGGTGGTAttttctgtctgatgtttgGTCATTTGCATACCGGATACTGCTGCTGGCACACTATGCTTATAGTGACCAGTGCATTAGAACTGAGAAATAAGCTGTATGTTTCTGAGAGATGGGGACTGTGAAGACAAACCAAATTCAACGCAGATCCACTCGAACCGCAACGAACATAAAACAAACTCGTTTTGAAAATGTAACCCACAGGTGGCTCAGTGTTCATTAAGTGGATGCTATAAACTGAGGTTTTATGTCATTGGCAGTAGGAATCCAGATTATTTTCGCCCCCAGTGGTCAATTAATGTAAGTGAAGCTGGCGCTGTGCGTCGTGCTGAtgtgggagtggggggggggcgtccaCGGACTCCTGCGGACTTCATGAGGGCAGCATGTTTTATTATAGGAACAAAATGTTTCCGTACTTGGCTGCCCGGGTCTCTGGCCGTCTCTTTCTTCAACACAGGCATCTTTGCATCCCCGTTGACtcagggggtggtggtggtggtggtggtggtggggtaaTGCAAAATCCCTCCAGAGGAGGTTGGAGTTGAGCCCTCCCTGCGCGAAGCATGTTGAGACATTCGATGAAGAGAAAAACGAGAAAGTTCAACAAAACGCAGTTAATAAAATTAGGCCTGCTGAGAAATTGAACTCTGTAGGGCTGTCTGAAAGTGAGCCATCTGACTCCCATCCGTCAACATTTGCAGTCTAATGGAATTAGCTTTTTGCTCTTAAACTCCAGCTGCGCCTCATTGCTGCAAAGAGAAATGCACTGAAAAGCACATCTGTATTTCAGAATCGCGTCTTTCACCTCCCGAAAGAACAGAACACTTTAACCACTGAAGGGAAAGATTGTTGCAGCTGttcagtttcacttttgaaagcaacttcataaaataaatatcaatataTACTCCCAAAAACGAATGTAATGATTTCGATCCAAAAgcagttttaaatgtaaagaacTTTACGAACTCCCAAGTTTTAAGGCATTTCGCTTTCCTCATGCACGGGAGACAAAGttttaacaaacacaaagtaagctttaaaattatttgagaaaaagaaagaaagcagaagttGCCTTACCTGATCAGAGGAGTGGGTTTGAGTTCACATTGCCTCTCGCGTCCACTTCGTCAAATCCCATATTGGAGAAAAGCTCCGTGTCGGCGGCGGGCTGCTTCGACAGAAGTCTGAGAATCCACATTAAAGCGCGCCGGGAAAAAAGATGCTGAAGGTGTTTGCATCTACctatacacccccccccccaccaccaccaccacctccacccccgAGGCACGAAACTCCTCCCATCCACATCTATTCGAGGAACATACTATTTGacagccccccccacctccacttccacctccacccctcctcAGCGCGTCCGctaata
Above is a genomic segment from Echeneis naucrates chromosome 19, fEcheNa1.1, whole genome shotgun sequence containing:
- the chatb gene encoding choline O-acetyltransferase b, which codes for MPVLKKETARDPGSQVLPKVPVPPLKQTLDTYLKCVQHLVKEEQFKKTKAIVEKFGAPGGVGEILQKKLLERRDKTTNWVYDYWLEDMYLNNRLALPVNSSPVMVFPKQTFRDQRDALRFAAQIIRGVLEYKRLIEEQALPVDFARGQLAGTPLCMEQYSRLFTSYRYPGTKSDTLKVQMTAASSVPEHIIVACKNQFFVLDVVANSKQLNETDILSQLEKIVKMAEKAEERLPPLGILTTDGRTEWAQAREALMKDQTNRDSLGLIESSLCVLCLDEPSGLMPSDTNRALLMLHGGGREKNGANRWYDKSMQFVVGMDGTCGVVCEHSPFEGIVLVQCSEYLMKHIIGSPSKMATMSMRELPPPRRLLWKCSPHIQGLLTASGDRVQRLVNNLDMDVFKFKAYGKDFIKKQKMSPDAFIQVALQLAFYKCNGRLVSTYESASIRRFQEGRVDNIRSATPEALAFVMSMADERATFTDSEKMKRLRDAIYAQTSYTIAAITGMAIDNHLLGLLRISKELNMEKPEIFCDETYLASNQFILSTSQVPTTVEMFCCYGPVVPNGYGVCYNPQPDHIIFCVSSFWENTETSSAVFVKALNEGLLEIRDLCNRSKMTDSSQGANQPHKSGK